From Arcobacter arenosus, one genomic window encodes:
- a CDS encoding cryptochrome/photolyase family protein, whose product MSIFILYPHQLFENIENLKNKKVLLIEEPLFFTLYTFHIQKLIFHRASMKFYEEYLIQNDIDVEYYEDESYLDIYKEKKVSIYDVVDDWLLKKIKINFKDLSIFDNPNFLNVSDENKFLHKYYINRRKDLNLFIEKGKPYGGKWSYDSENRKKMPKNELIPQILNFENKYLHEAKEYCKKFKSIGTCEQFTYPITFEEAKANLGYFLKNKFEKYGVYQDAIVKNGSFLFHSNISSSLNVGLLDLKYLIKEASKVDVPFNAKEGFLRQIIGWREFMLSIYKSSHVNLRNSNFFGFENEIPKKVYEGTTSLKPFDDAIKKLRLSSYNHHIERLMIIGNLFLLLEIKPNKVYEFFMANYIDAYDWVMVGNVYGMSGFSDGGSITTKPYISSSNYILKMSNDYKKSEDWCEIWDGLYWSFLYKYNHLFKDNPRMKMQISLLNKMDEKKLLNHLENANRFKEELFNA is encoded by the coding sequence TTGAGTATTTTTATTTTATATCCCCATCAACTATTTGAAAATATTGAGAACTTAAAAAATAAAAAGGTTCTTTTAATTGAAGAGCCTTTGTTTTTTACTTTATATACTTTTCATATTCAAAAACTTATTTTTCATAGAGCTTCAATGAAGTTTTATGAAGAGTATTTAATACAAAATGATATAGATGTGGAATATTATGAAGATGAAAGTTATTTAGATATTTATAAAGAAAAAAAGGTATCTATTTATGATGTTGTGGATGATTGGTTATTAAAAAAAATAAAAATAAATTTTAAAGATCTAAGTATTTTTGATAATCCAAATTTTTTAAATGTAAGTGATGAAAATAAATTTTTACATAAATATTATATAAATAGAAGAAAAGACTTAAATCTATTTATAGAAAAGGGGAAACCTTATGGTGGGAAATGGAGTTATGATAGTGAAAATAGAAAAAAGATGCCAAAAAATGAATTGATTCCTCAAATACTAAATTTTGAAAATAAATACTTACATGAAGCAAAAGAATATTGTAAAAAATTTAAAAGCATAGGAACTTGTGAACAGTTTACTTACCCCATAACTTTTGAAGAAGCAAAGGCAAATTTGGGCTATTTTTTAAAAAATAAATTTGAAAAATATGGTGTTTATCAAGATGCTATTGTAAAAAATGGCTCTTTCTTGTTTCACTCCAACATCTCTTCAAGTTTAAATGTTGGACTTTTAGATTTAAAATATCTAATAAAAGAAGCTTCAAAAGTTGATGTACCTTTTAATGCAAAAGAGGGATTTTTAAGACAAATAATAGGTTGGAGAGAGTTTATGCTCTCTATTTATAAAAGTTCCCATGTAAATTTAAGAAACTCAAATTTTTTTGGTTTTGAAAATGAGATTCCAAAAAAAGTATATGAAGGGACTACTTCCTTAAAACCCTTTGATGATGCAATAAAAAAACTAAGGCTAAGTTCTTATAATCACCATATAGAAAGACTTATGATAATTGGGAATTTATTTTTACTTTTAGAGATAAAGCCAAATAAGGTATATGAGTTTTTTATGGCAAACTATATTGATGCTTATGATTGGGTAATGGTAGGAAATGTATATGGTATGAGTGGTTTTAGTGATGGTGGGTCAATTACAACTAAACCATATATTAGTAGTTCTAATTATATTTTAAAAATGTCAAATGATTATAAAAAAAGTGAAGATTGGTGTGAAATTTGGGATGGTTTGTATTGGAGCTTTTTATATAAATATAATCATCTTTTTAAAGATAACCCAAGAATGAAAATGCAAATCTCATTACTTAATAAAATGGATGAAAAAAAACTCCTAAACCATTTAGAAAATGCAAATAGATTTAAAGAGGAGTTATTTAATGCATAA
- a CDS encoding ABC transporter substrate-binding protein, which yields MTKIDVALEWFLNPDHLPMIVGIKKGVYKQFALDVNIIVPTEHYDGFEELKKGTIDIHCNEPIHLFEHYYEGLKSLGCFFETRGGVMIRKDRLEKLKANEKIKITTPAANEITNKIGFEILKRYANVNNFELDFENVEFVQTDFWHITNMKNDESFDGAWLCFYNFEGIEAEYENFENIFIDDYLSPFPNFSALEFMSSKEILEKKGDEIKLFIKITNDMIKYCKENIDEVKALYYEYSKEEKSLLMDKIIEDTIPRFKDKIKSNNKKWLELTNFLEELEIVRLEESQYNSIWS from the coding sequence ATGACAAAAATAGATGTTGCCTTAGAATGGTTTTTAAACCCTGACCATCTACCTATGATTGTTGGGATAAAAAAAGGTGTTTATAAACAATTTGCTCTTGATGTAAATATAATTGTACCAACAGAACATTATGATGGATTTGAAGAGTTAAAAAAAGGTACTATTGATATACATTGTAATGAACCAATTCATTTATTTGAACACTATTATGAGGGCTTGAAATCATTGGGTTGCTTCTTTGAGACTAGAGGTGGTGTGATGATTAGAAAAGATAGGCTTGAAAAACTAAAAGCTAATGAAAAAATTAAAATTACTACACCTGCAGCTAATGAGATAACAAATAAAATTGGTTTTGAAATTTTAAAAAGATATGCAAATGTTAACAACTTTGAACTTGATTTTGAAAATGTAGAGTTTGTACAAACAGATTTTTGGCATATAACAAATATGAAAAATGATGAAAGCTTTGATGGTGCATGGTTATGCTTTTATAATTTTGAAGGTATTGAAGCCGAATATGAAAACTTTGAGAATATTTTTATTGATGATTATCTATCTCCTTTCCCTAACTTTTCAGCTTTAGAGTTTATGAGTTCAAAAGAAATTTTAGAGAAAAAAGGTGATGAGATAAAATTGTTTATAAAAATCACCAATGATATGATTAAATATTGTAAAGAGAATATTGATGAGGTAAAAGCGTTATATTATGAATATTCTAAAGAGGAGAAATCCTTACTTATGGATAAAATTATTGAAGATACAATTCCAAGATTTAAAGATAAAATCAAATCTAACAACAAAAAATGGCTTGAATTAACAAACTTTTTAGAAGAGCTTGAAATTGTTAGATTAGAAGAATCTCAATACAATTCAATTTGGAGCTAA
- the hemH gene encoding ferrochelatase — translation MKKAIVLMNMGGPNNLDEVEVFLTNMFNDKYIIGAPQPIRAMIGFFITSMRKKEAKENYKALGGMSPIVGHTKRLARRLEKIVDADVFYKMRYTPPFAKDVLEHLKPYDEIYAIPMYPHYSSTTTKSSIEEFEKWAKKLGVKGKIRTLDSYYDHELYNKAIVERIKESLGYDNPEEFELIFSAHGLTQRTIDKGDPYQKHILANVECAKKELEKQGIKFKNIHTAYQSRLGPMEWIRPYMDDKLHEMKDKKVIVYPISFTVDNSETQFELDIEYKEIADEVGIKDYRVARAPNHNQYFLETLKDLFENRCA, via the coding sequence GTGAAAAAAGCAATTGTATTAATGAACATGGGAGGACCAAATAACCTAGATGAGGTTGAGGTTTTCCTAACAAATATGTTTAATGACAAATATATAATTGGTGCTCCCCAGCCAATAAGAGCAATGATAGGCTTTTTTATTACAAGTATGAGAAAAAAAGAAGCTAAAGAAAACTATAAAGCTTTAGGGGGTATGTCTCCAATAGTAGGTCATACAAAAAGATTAGCTAGAAGATTAGAAAAAATAGTTGATGCTGATGTCTTTTATAAAATGAGATATACACCACCTTTTGCAAAAGATGTATTAGAACACTTAAAACCTTATGATGAAATTTATGCAATTCCAATGTATCCACATTATTCTTCAACTACAACTAAATCATCAATTGAAGAGTTTGAAAAATGGGCAAAAAAATTAGGAGTTAAAGGTAAAATTAGAACCCTTGATTCCTATTACGACCATGAGTTATATAATAAAGCAATAGTAGAAAGAATAAAAGAGTCTTTAGGCTATGACAATCCTGAAGAGTTTGAATTAATCTTTTCAGCCCATGGTTTAACTCAAAGAACTATTGATAAAGGGGACCCTTACCAAAAACATATTCTTGCAAATGTAGAGTGTGCAAAAAAAGAGTTAGAAAAACAAGGTATAAAGTTTAAAAACATACATACAGCGTATCAGTCTAGACTTGGACCTATGGAGTGGATTAGACCATATATGGATGATAAACTCCATGAGATGAAAGATAAAAAAGTTATCGTTTATCCAATATCTTTTACAGTAGATAACTCTGAAACACAATTTGAACTTGATATTGAGTATAAAGAGATTGCTGATGAGGTTGGAATAAAAGATTATAGAGTTGCACGTGCTCCAAATCATAATCAATATTTTCTTGAAACATTAAAAGATTTATTTGAAAATAGATGTGCATAA
- a CDS encoding SRPBCC family protein, whose amino-acid sequence MFRYEKTSLIKNCTLEDLYEFHLDSNNLVKITPPDMKVTMLNDSFEAKEDEILRLKTEKKFMPIPIYWEVKILKNQKPNLLVDFAMKSPFRYWKHSHIFTKRGNSVELKDEVLYVLPFGKIGKLFNFFVERELEKMFNYRHKVTKEILSQQNNIN is encoded by the coding sequence ATGTTTAGGTATGAAAAAACTTCATTAATAAAAAACTGTACTTTGGAGGATTTGTATGAATTTCATCTTGATTCAAATAACTTAGTAAAAATTACTCCTCCTGATATGAAAGTAACCATGCTAAACGATAGCTTTGAAGCAAAAGAAGATGAAATTCTAAGATTAAAAACTGAAAAAAAATTTATGCCAATACCAATATATTGGGAAGTTAAAATATTAAAAAATCAAAAACCTAATCTTCTTGTTGATTTTGCAATGAAATCTCCGTTTAGGTATTGGAAACATTCCCATATCTTTACTAAAAGAGGTAATAGTGTGGAATTAAAAGATGAGGTTTTATATGTCTTACCCTTTGGTAAAATAGGTAAACTTTTTAATTTCTTTGTGGAAAGAGAATTAGAGAAGATGTTTAACTATAGACATAAAGTCACAAAAGAAATTTTATCTCAACAAAATAATATAAACTAA
- a CDS encoding TIGR01777 family oxidoreductase, translated as MKTLAITGSSGFVGTSIKNRFENKGFKVIGIKRETLKDINELTKIIEEADVVINLAGANIINRWTESYKKLLYSSRIDTTKALINAFSKAEKKPEVFISTSAVGIYDNASCYSEEDFSYSKDFLGVLARDWETEALKAKDLDIRTAIFRFGIVLGDGGALKKMLTPFKLGIGGTIGDGKQDFSFIHISDLLDAYEYVIENKQCDGVYNLTAPTPTTNLGLTKALGKTLNRPTILPVPEFALNLIFSEGAKVLTDGQCAKPKRLIDSGFKFKYTNIEDTIEDLVG; from the coding sequence ATGAAAACTTTAGCAATAACTGGTTCAAGTGGTTTTGTTGGTACTAGTATAAAAAACAGATTTGAAAATAAGGGTTTTAAAGTAATAGGAATAAAAAGAGAAACCCTTAAAGATATAAATGAACTTACAAAAATTATAGAAGAAGCGGATGTTGTTATTAATCTTGCTGGTGCAAATATTATTAACAGATGGACTGAGTCTTACAAAAAACTATTATATTCAAGTAGAATAGATACTACTAAAGCTTTAATCAATGCTTTTAGTAAAGCAGAAAAAAAGCCTGAGGTGTTTATATCAACTTCAGCAGTTGGTATATATGACAACGCTAGTTGTTATAGTGAAGAGGACTTTAGCTATTCAAAAGATTTTTTAGGAGTATTAGCAAGAGATTGGGAAACCGAAGCTTTAAAGGCCAAAGATTTAGATATAAGAACAGCTATATTTAGATTTGGTATTGTATTAGGTGATGGTGGAGCTTTAAAAAAGATGTTAACTCCATTTAAACTTGGAATTGGTGGTACTATTGGAGATGGTAAACAAGATTTTTCATTTATCCATATAAGTGATTTATTAGATGCATATGAGTATGTAATAGAAAATAAACAATGTGATGGTGTTTATAACTTAACAGCACCAACACCAACAACTAATTTAGGACTTACAAAAGCTTTAGGAAAAACTTTAAACAGACCTACAATATTACCAGTACCTGAATTTGCATTAAATTTAATATTTAGTGAAGGAGCTAAGGTATTAACTGATGGTCAATGTGCGAAACCAAAAAGATTAATTGATAGTGGCTTTAAATTTAAATATACTAATATAGAAGATACTATAGAAGACTTAGTAGGATAA
- a CDS encoding LytR/AlgR family response regulator transcription factor — translation MKVLIVDDEKLALSRLNRLLNEEGILDVTACSSAIEAIKVLTKEKFDVAFLDISMPEMNGLELANTIVNLNPKTFIVFQTAYEEHALEAFQSGGIDYLLKPISNESIRNSLNKMEKYIVKADETKKLVAKRGNKIYLIDIDDIFYIKADLDEVIIKIKDADAYLRKKIGDMQSVLEGKNFFRVHRSYIVNVDKIKSMQSVEQSKLEISFNGIDDIVTSSKDGAKDFREYLDKRSF, via the coding sequence TTGAAAGTATTGATAGTTGATGATGAAAAACTAGCACTTAGTAGGTTAAATAGACTTTTAAATGAAGAAGGGATTTTAGATGTTACTGCTTGTTCTAGTGCTATTGAAGCAATAAAAGTTTTAACCAAAGAGAAGTTTGATGTTGCTTTTTTAGATATATCAATGCCTGAAATGAATGGTTTAGAATTAGCAAATACTATTGTAAACTTAAATCCAAAAACTTTTATCGTATTTCAAACTGCTTATGAGGAACATGCCCTTGAAGCTTTCCAAAGTGGGGGTATTGATTATTTACTAAAACCTATTTCCAATGAATCAATAAGAAACTCATTGAATAAAATGGAAAAATATATTGTAAAAGCTGATGAAACAAAAAAACTTGTAGCAAAAAGAGGAAATAAAATCTATCTTATTGATATAGATGATATTTTTTATATTAAAGCGGACTTAGATGAAGTTATCATAAAAATCAAAGATGCCGATGCCTATTTACGAAAAAAGATTGGTGATATGCAATCTGTATTAGAAGGGAAAAACTTCTTTAGGGTACATAGGTCATATATTGTAAATGTAGATAAAATTAAATCTATGCAAAGTGTAGAACAATCTAAACTAGAGATATCATTTAATGGAATCGATGATATTGTAACAAGCTCTAAAGATGGGGCAAAAGACTTTAGAGAATATCTAGATAAAAGAAGCTTTTAA
- a CDS encoding sensor histidine kinase produces MDRIKLKISKKDWLYIVFIGTSFGFLISWFFYFLNEEFKNIYTVLFSSLTAFCISLFSFVFITISNDFILPKLKEKFWYLISFIFSFLSGFLGFSFSFYLGSFFKIEIVEFISAYWFFISIIIGFLTFLIGLILHQFVSMKHRYENINSQVLETKIKALENELNPHFLFNALNSISELIYVDKKDAERATLELSRFLRNAITKESLIPIKTEIEMVKTYLNIENIRFENNIELNVELNEDDENILVPKFSIQLLVENAIKHGYNRNRLKIDILVSSKEIIIINNGKLSQRIKYGTGLNNLDKRLDLLNVGRLSHQVDGSNMKFIISLKD; encoded by the coding sequence ATGGATAGAATAAAATTAAAAATTTCAAAAAAAGACTGGCTTTATATAGTATTTATTGGAACTAGTTTTGGGTTTTTAATCTCTTGGTTTTTTTATTTTTTAAATGAAGAATTTAAAAATATATATACAGTACTTTTTAGTAGTTTAACAGCTTTTTGTATCTCTTTATTCTCATTTGTATTTATTACAATTTCAAATGATTTTATTCTCCCAAAATTAAAAGAGAAATTCTGGTATTTGATTAGTTTCATTTTTTCTTTTTTATCTGGATTTTTAGGTTTTTCTTTTAGTTTTTATCTTGGTTCTTTTTTCAAAATTGAAATTGTAGAGTTTATAAGTGCTTATTGGTTTTTTATCTCTATAATTATTGGTTTTTTAACTTTTTTAATTGGATTGATTTTACACCAATTTGTATCAATGAAACATAGATATGAAAATATAAACTCACAAGTTTTAGAAACAAAAATCAAAGCTTTGGAAAATGAATTAAATCCACATTTTTTATTTAATGCTTTAAATTCAATTTCTGAACTAATTTATGTAGATAAAAAAGATGCAGAGAGGGCAACCCTTGAGTTGTCAAGATTTTTACGTAATGCTATTACTAAAGAGAGTTTAATACCAATTAAAACTGAAATTGAGATGGTTAAAACCTATTTAAATATTGAAAACATTAGGTTTGAGAATAATATAGAATTAAATGTTGAGTTAAATGAAGATGATGAAAATATTTTAGTACCTAAGTTTTCTATTCAGTTGTTAGTAGAAAATGCAATTAAGCATGGATACAATAGAAATAGATTGAAAATAGATATATTAGTCTCTTCAAAGGAGATTATTATTATAAATAATGGTAAACTATCCCAAAGAATAAAATATGGAACAGGTTTAAATAATCTTGATAAAAGATTAGATTTACTTAATGTTGGGAGATTAAGCCATCAAGTAGATGGTTCTAATATGAAATTTATAATAAGCTTGAAGGATTGA
- a CDS encoding phytoene desaturase family protein gives MCRYYEVCVIGSGMGGSMFASLNKDKDIVVFEKDSNLGGCASTFKRYGSYFNSGATTFVGYETGHPVKEIFDNIDYKPDIKKSNIAFRVLQNEKTIDRVKDFEEFLDQINKAFPNKNNRVFWAKIKELDEKFWQIHDIYYGKYSLKSYILSANTLIKLFKSFNIEVFKSANSFIKETLGDISLEYQHFIDAQLLITLQTTSKDISLLSLALGLSYPFHDVFYVNGGMGSLFDGLLENIETKKKEEIMKIVLEKDYFRLISNKDEYLSKNVVLNSTIYDSGKLFEDERIKKYYESFDFNDQSAFVVNLVLEKNYDLLHHYLIILDEQIPNCISNSFFISISSKDDEKMSNRGYSITISSHTKASFWKKLNKEEYELKKEQTQEFIIDKLLQKLNTIKKEDIIKKFSASSLTFNRYINRYNCGGRAITMKNVFSTPSAKTPFKGLYNIGDSVFAGQGWPGVAIGVKALNKEFNG, from the coding sequence ATGTGTAGATATTATGAAGTCTGCGTAATTGGCTCTGGAATGGGAGGTAGTATGTTTGCCTCACTTAACAAAGATAAAGATATTGTTGTCTTTGAAAAAGATTCAAACTTAGGTGGATGTGCAAGTACTTTTAAAAGATATGGAAGTTATTTTAACAGTGGAGCAACTACCTTTGTAGGATATGAAACAGGACATCCCGTAAAAGAGATTTTTGATAATATTGATTATAAACCTGATATTAAAAAAAGCAATATAGCTTTTAGAGTTTTACAAAATGAAAAAACAATCGATAGAGTAAAAGATTTTGAAGAGTTTTTAGACCAAATAAATAAAGCTTTTCCTAATAAAAACAATAGAGTTTTTTGGGCAAAGATAAAAGAACTTGATGAAAAGTTTTGGCAAATACATGATATCTATTATGGAAAATATTCTTTAAAGTCATATATACTTAGTGCAAATACATTAATAAAACTATTTAAAAGTTTTAATATTGAAGTATTTAAAAGTGCAAATAGTTTTATAAAAGAAACCCTTGGAGATATAAGTTTAGAATATCAACATTTTATTGATGCACAGCTTTTAATTACTTTACAAACAACATCAAAGGATATATCATTACTTTCTTTGGCATTAGGACTTTCATACCCTTTTCATGATGTGTTTTATGTAAATGGTGGAATGGGTAGTTTATTTGATGGATTACTTGAAAATATTGAAACTAAGAAAAAAGAGGAGATTATGAAAATAGTTTTAGAAAAAGACTATTTTAGACTTATTTCAAATAAAGATGAATATTTATCAAAAAATGTAGTATTAAATTCTACTATTTATGATAGTGGAAAACTTTTTGAAGATGAAAGAATTAAAAAATATTATGAAAGCTTTGACTTTAATGACCAAAGTGCTTTTGTGGTAAATTTGGTTTTAGAAAAAAATTATGATCTTTTACACCATTATTTAATAATTCTTGATGAGCAAATACCAAATTGTATTTCAAATTCATTTTTTATCTCTATTAGTAGTAAAGATGATGAAAAGATGTCAAATAGAGGTTATTCTATAACTATCTCCTCTCATACTAAGGCTTCATTTTGGAAAAAATTAAATAAAGAAGAATATGAGCTAAAAAAAGAACAAACTCAGGAGTTTATAATCGATAAACTATTGCAGAAACTTAATACTATAAAAAAAGAGGATATAATTAAAAAATTTAGTGCTTCTTCCCTTACTTTTAACAGATATATAAATAGATATAATTGTGGAGGTAGGGCTATCACTATGAAAAATGTTTTTTCTACTCCAAGTGCTAAAACACCTTTTAAAGGTTTATACAATATAGGCGATTCAGTATTTGCAGGTCAAGGTTGGCCTGGTGTTGCAATTGGGGTAAAGGCTTTAAACAAGGAATTTAATGGATAG
- a CDS encoding cryptochrome/photolyase family protein gives MKQILWFRRDLRIEDNAILSNAKDEVLPIFIFDKNILDKLPKDDKRVTFIYETVLSLKKQLKEKGLDLAIFYGKPKDIIKNLKDGFDEILCSCDFDDYAKNRDKQIEEFLPMKRFYDSFITHPNEHLKNDGTPYKVFTPYYKSMNMITTSSSIETYKFNESLKKIEFDYETIPSLEDMGFEKVELPEFLTKNVCILMEEFTSKLEEYQENRDFFFKDGTSKLSVHLRFGIVSPKQLFNYYRKYNYSEGFIRELFWREFYNYILYHFPYSQFDNFNGMSIKWNENEDDFIKWCEGNTGVPIIDAAMRHLNETGTMHNRLRMIVCSFLTKNLFIDWKKGEGYFALKLLDYECSSNVGSWQWGASTGADAAPYFRVFNPYTQSLKFDKDGIFIKSVIKDFESLSPRLFHIENGVQSNLFVDYPKSMVDISLSRKMAIDRFKEAKNV, from the coding sequence ATGAAACAAATCCTTTGGTTTAGAAGAGATCTTAGAATCGAAGATAATGCGATACTTTCAAATGCAAAAGATGAAGTATTGCCAATTTTTATTTTTGATAAAAATATTTTAGATAAATTACCAAAAGATGATAAGAGAGTAACTTTTATTTATGAAACGGTTTTATCTTTAAAAAAACAATTAAAAGAAAAAGGTCTCGATTTAGCAATTTTTTATGGAAAACCAAAGGATATTATTAAAAACTTAAAAGATGGGTTTGATGAGATTTTATGCTCATGTGATTTTGATGATTATGCAAAAAATAGAGATAAGCAAATAGAAGAGTTTTTACCAATGAAAAGGTTTTACGATTCTTTTATCACCCACCCAAATGAACATTTAAAAAATGATGGTACCCCATATAAAGTTTTTACACCATATTATAAATCTATGAATATGATAACTACTTCTAGTAGTATAGAAACATATAAGTTTAATGAATCACTTAAAAAAATAGAGTTTGATTATGAAACTATTCCAAGTTTAGAAGATATGGGTTTTGAAAAAGTTGAGCTTCCTGAGTTTTTAACTAAAAATGTTTGTATATTAATGGAAGAATTTACTTCAAAATTAGAAGAATATCAAGAAAATAGAGATTTTTTCTTTAAAGATGGAACTTCAAAACTATCTGTGCATTTAAGATTTGGAATAGTATCTCCTAAACAATTATTTAATTACTACAGAAAATATAATTATAGTGAGGGTTTTATTAGAGAGCTTTTTTGGAGAGAATTTTACAATTATATTTTATACCACTTCCCATATTCACAATTTGATAATTTCAATGGTATGAGTATAAAGTGGAATGAAAATGAAGATGATTTTATAAAATGGTGTGAGGGAAATACTGGTGTTCCTATTATAGATGCAGCTATGAGACATCTAAATGAAACAGGAACTATGCATAATCGTCTTAGAATGATTGTATGCTCATTTTTAACAAAAAACCTTTTTATAGATTGGAAAAAAGGAGAAGGGTATTTTGCTTTAAAACTACTTGATTACGAATGTTCATCAAATGTTGGTTCTTGGCAATGGGGAGCAAGTACAGGAGCAGATGCTGCACCATATTTTAGAGTATTTAATCCTTATACACAATCTTTAAAATTTGATAAAGATGGGATATTTATCAAATCAGTTATAAAAGATTTTGAAAGTTTATCCCCTAGACTTTTTCATATTGAAAATGGTGTTCAATCAAATTTATTTGTTGATTATCCAAAATCTATGGTTGATATATCATTATCTAGAAAAATGGCAATTGACAGATTCAAAGAGGCTAAAAATGTGTAG
- a CDS encoding YbgA family protein codes for MKIGISTCLLGIQCRYDGQHSKDKFVYDELSKHFEFRSFCPEGQIYPTPREAIRQVRINGELIIRTTNTKKDVTKEIVDVSKSLVDSISEDELCGYILKSKSPTCGMARVKIYPDGEGQSENVGVGVFAKELMEKFPLLPIEEEGRLSDPWLKENFLMQVFAYKDIFEFMKTQPTFGELVDFHTSYKYLIYSKSHKSYKELGQIVANHEKKTLEEVLALYKQRFLEAIALKGRTSNTYNVLMHIFGYFKKYITKDEKEEILTSLEEFKQHIIPLVAVIKIIKIYVKRFNIEYLERQKFLTPYPKEMALRSKVEAFK; via the coding sequence ATGAAAATAGGTATTTCTACATGTTTACTTGGGATACAGTGTCGATATGATGGTCAACATTCTAAGGATAAATTTGTTTATGATGAATTGTCAAAACATTTTGAATTTAGATCTTTTTGTCCAGAAGGGCAAATATACCCAACTCCTAGAGAAGCCATTAGACAAGTAAGAATAAATGGTGAACTTATTATAAGAACTACTAACACTAAAAAAGATGTAACAAAAGAGATTGTTGACGTTTCTAAAAGTTTAGTTGATAGTATTAGTGAAGATGAGCTTTGTGGTTATATCTTAAAATCAAAATCTCCAACTTGCGGAATGGCAAGGGTTAAAATCTATCCTGATGGTGAAGGTCAAAGTGAAAATGTCGGAGTAGGAGTTTTTGCTAAAGAGCTTATGGAAAAGTTTCCTTTACTTCCAATTGAAGAGGAGGGAAGATTAAGTGACCCATGGTTAAAAGAAAACTTTTTAATGCAAGTATTTGCTTACAAAGATATCTTTGAATTTATGAAAACGCAACCAACATTTGGAGAGTTAGTTGATTTCCATACTTCATATAAATATCTTATTTATTCAAAATCACACAAGTCATATAAAGAGTTAGGTCAAATTGTTGCAAATCATGAAAAGAAAACTCTTGAAGAGGTATTAGCTTTATATAAACAAAGATTTTTGGAAGCTATTGCTTTAAAAGGTAGAACTTCAAACACTTACAATGTTTTAATGCATATTTTCGGATATTTTAAAAAATATATCACAAAAGATGAAAAAGAAGAGATTTTAACTTCATTGGAAGAGTTTAAACAACATATTATACCTTTGGTTGCAGTTATTAAAATAATAAAAATTTATGTAAAAAGATTTAATATTGAATATCTTGAAAGACAAAAGTTTTTAACTCCATATCCTAAAGAGATGGCACTTAGATCAAAAGTGGAGGCTTTTAAATAA